In one window of Chryseobacterium sp. JV274 DNA:
- a CDS encoding outer membrane beta-barrel family protein, translating into MKTQILIAALFFGGLVTAQQKKDSLKVNAIDAVNIKKQVFKKQGDRLVYDVASSSIAKGTNTFNLLKQTPMISSIDGKTLKILGKNDAVIYINNKKTNMDSEALIEMLKSTPSEDIQKIEVITVPGSEFQVESKEGVINIVMKKSKNNGYNGTLKMQNEQAYYNNPNSGASFNFRQGKWSGNSNFRTGSWTDRQRYTLSNGDPTFKNESFGFNDDPNKNFGGGFNVDYEINKKHSLGFSYNMRYNKSFNSVLDITNWQNGVLNNRTVNNEDAQTRNHSFNLNYEMKTDSLGSRLTSNISYLWFNRDKVSFNESFPLTNDTINKYSALHQSVPQIINNYAANIDYLKKTAKGATWLMGISYNHTNTDNDTKQDKLIGSDFVIDPKQTNHFIYKENILGIYLNYERKLTEKISGKIGARYEMTRSTGEILEKTGFERNYNNLLPYLNLNYAINSDHNLSYTFSSRIRRPRFWELNPSRTYFTPTNYTQNNPFVLASKFYNQELNYMYKNAFYANLSFNMVEDASASDMLPLQGTLTTPERDKNGNIVYGPGGNMIMRTTRFLRYIRTNYGKNRELALTLGMNKSWFKDIWTTNYSVNLGYVTYKGGVWEDPTSQLGQYESESLDPYIIDVKNYNMSVTINNIIRLSSKKDWFLGVNYFFASQTAMEGGMIGARQSFDLSLKKIAGDWTIVAEVSDLFNQSFYSVKGVQPNGKYNNITNFNYPRLMSIGVTYNFGNQKLKKAREMKSANDAVKSRT; encoded by the coding sequence ATGAAAACTCAAATTCTTATTGCAGCACTATTTTTCGGTGGACTTGTAACTGCCCAGCAGAAAAAAGACAGTTTGAAAGTAAATGCTATTGATGCAGTGAATATCAAGAAGCAGGTTTTCAAAAAACAAGGAGACCGTTTAGTTTACGATGTAGCTTCTTCATCTATTGCTAAGGGAACCAACACCTTTAATCTTTTGAAACAAACTCCAATGATTTCCAGCATTGATGGAAAAACACTGAAGATTTTGGGAAAAAATGATGCGGTGATCTACATCAACAATAAGAAAACAAATATGGATTCTGAGGCATTGATTGAAATGCTGAAATCTACTCCATCAGAGGATATCCAGAAAATTGAAGTGATTACAGTTCCGGGAAGTGAATTTCAGGTTGAATCCAAAGAAGGCGTAATCAATATTGTAATGAAAAAAAGCAAAAACAACGGTTATAACGGAACGTTGAAAATGCAGAATGAGCAGGCTTATTACAACAACCCTAATTCAGGAGCTTCTTTTAACTTCAGACAAGGAAAGTGGTCCGGTAACTCAAACTTCAGAACGGGAAGCTGGACAGACAGACAAAGATATACACTCTCTAACGGAGATCCTACATTCAAAAATGAATCATTTGGATTTAATGATGATCCCAATAAAAATTTTGGCGGAGGGTTTAATGTTGATTATGAGATCAATAAAAAGCATAGTCTTGGTTTCTCCTACAACATGAGATATAATAAAAGTTTCAATTCTGTATTGGATATTACCAACTGGCAAAATGGGGTTTTAAATAATAGAACGGTCAATAATGAAGATGCACAAACGAGAAATCATTCTTTCAATTTAAATTATGAAATGAAAACCGATTCTCTGGGAAGCAGACTTACCTCAAACATTTCTTACTTATGGTTCAACAGAGATAAAGTAAGTTTTAATGAAAGTTTTCCTTTAACTAATGATACCATCAACAAATATTCTGCACTTCATCAATCAGTACCTCAGATCATTAACAACTATGCAGCAAATATCGACTACCTGAAAAAAACGGCTAAAGGCGCAACATGGTTAATGGGAATCAGCTACAATCATACGAACACTGATAATGATACCAAACAAGACAAATTAATAGGTAGTGATTTTGTGATAGATCCTAAACAAACCAATCACTTCATTTATAAAGAAAATATTTTAGGTATTTACCTGAACTATGAACGTAAACTGACTGAGAAAATATCCGGAAAAATAGGAGCCCGATATGAAATGACAAGAAGTACCGGAGAAATTCTGGAAAAAACAGGGTTTGAAAGAAATTACAACAATCTTTTACCTTATCTGAATTTAAATTATGCCATCAATTCTGATCACAATCTGAGCTATACTTTCTCAAGCAGAATCCGAAGACCAAGATTCTGGGAACTCAATCCGTCCAGAACGTATTTCACTCCTACGAATTATACACAGAACAATCCATTTGTTCTTGCTTCAAAATTTTATAATCAGGAGCTGAACTATATGTACAAAAATGCATTTTATGCCAATCTTAGCTTTAATATGGTAGAAGATGCATCTGCCTCTGACATGCTTCCATTACAAGGGACTTTAACAACTCCAGAAAGGGATAAAAATGGAAATATAGTCTATGGTCCAGGCGGAAATATGATCATGCGAACAACTAGATTCCTAAGGTATATAAGAACCAATTACGGTAAAAACAGAGAGCTCGCTCTTACGCTGGGAATGAACAAGTCATGGTTCAAAGACATATGGACAACTAACTATTCTGTTAATTTGGGTTATGTTACCTACAAAGGCGGAGTATGGGAAGATCCAACGTCTCAGCTAGGTCAGTACGAATCCGAGTCACTGGATCCTTATATCATTGATGTAAAAAACTACAATATGTCTGTAACGATCAATAATATTATCAGACTTTCATCTAAAAAAGACTGGTTCTTAGGAGTTAATTACTTCTTTGCAAGCCAGACCGCTATGGAAGGAGGTATGATAGGAGCAAGACAAAGCTTTGATCTTAGTCTGAAAAAAATTGCAGGCGACTGGACCATTGTAGCGGAAGTAAGCGATTTATTTAACCAAAGCTTTTACAGCGTTAAAGGAGTACAGCCAAACGGAAAATATAACAATATAACCAACTTCAACTATCCAAGGCTCATGAGCATCGGGGTTACTTATAATTTCGGAAATCAGAAACTGAAAAAGGCAAGGGAAATGAAATCAGCTAATGATGCTGTAAAATCAAGAACCTAA
- a CDS encoding carboxypeptidase-like regulatory domain-containing protein — MRKFYLLLLLFVLMFSCKNETFSEIEDDTTNPPSNYNFGNTTQKNFQGVVLDTNGLPVSGATVTIGTSTVTTNLKGFFTFKNASVKENFAHIKVTKSGYVNASRVLVPTNGINRVNIMMIPATTTSTITTGSTSTVSLPNGTKVKFDGSFKDANGNAYSGNVSVGVFHLAPSNQYLNELMPGSFLATNSGGNARIMETFGMLHVQLTGTAGQNLQLANGHTAEITVPVDATQTSSSPTTIPLWSYNEDTGMWKEEGSATKIGNAYVGTVSHFSWWNYDAQFEQATMKVTVKNSAGQVLPNTKVALKRSSQTYETYGMTDNAGVVSGIVPAGETLSLKVYDVCNNVIYASNVGPFPTGVITTISDIVVNPSTSTSYTIQGVLKTCANANVSDGYVELKPTVSTNYFQYMSVPVDNNGGFIFNTYSCTANPQFRYEGFDNVNFLSTNEVTFTATSTTMNLGNIMACSSVNEFVSYKIDNQPIINLSGSFNAQWTGLTSTSPNLPAKQLRIISTNPIGPTFFMTQNNMTGITASFTNNYMFEFSGGSITSNNGNLVVDITAFGALGDYIDFTVNGTFTDNSGNHTFTATGHVKRDM, encoded by the coding sequence ATGCGAAAATTTTATCTCTTATTATTGTTGTTTGTGTTGATGTTTTCATGTAAAAATGAAACTTTCTCAGAAATAGAGGACGACACAACAAACCCTCCATCCAATTATAATTTTGGGAATACGACGCAAAAGAATTTTCAGGGTGTCGTTCTTGATACGAACGGGCTTCCGGTATCAGGAGCAACGGTTACAATCGGAACAAGTACAGTTACAACCAATCTTAAAGGTTTCTTTACATTTAAAAATGCTTCGGTAAAAGAAAATTTTGCCCATATAAAAGTGACAAAATCCGGCTATGTAAATGCATCGAGGGTTTTGGTACCTACCAACGGAATAAATAGGGTGAATATCATGATGATTCCCGCAACAACGACATCTACAATTACCACGGGTTCTACCTCTACAGTTTCATTACCAAACGGAACAAAAGTGAAATTTGACGGAAGTTTCAAAGATGCAAACGGAAACGCCTATTCAGGAAATGTGAGTGTTGGGGTCTTTCATTTAGCACCATCCAATCAATATCTTAATGAATTAATGCCTGGATCATTTTTGGCAACCAATTCAGGAGGTAATGCCAGAATAATGGAAACATTTGGAATGCTGCATGTACAGTTGACAGGAACTGCGGGACAAAACCTTCAGCTTGCAAACGGACATACCGCAGAAATAACTGTTCCTGTGGATGCCACACAAACTTCCAGTTCACCGACTACAATTCCATTATGGTCTTATAATGAAGATACAGGAATGTGGAAAGAAGAAGGTTCTGCTACAAAGATTGGAAATGCTTATGTAGGAACAGTAAGTCATTTTTCCTGGTGGAATTATGATGCACAGTTTGAACAGGCAACCATGAAAGTAACTGTAAAAAACTCTGCAGGGCAGGTTTTACCTAATACCAAGGTAGCTTTAAAGAGAAGCTCTCAAACGTATGAGACTTACGGAATGACGGATAATGCAGGGGTGGTTTCCGGAATTGTTCCGGCAGGTGAAACTCTTAGTTTAAAAGTTTATGATGTCTGTAATAATGTAATTTATGCATCGAACGTAGGCCCTTTTCCAACAGGAGTCATAACGACTATTTCTGATATTGTTGTAAACCCTTCTACATCTACCAGCTATACCATTCAGGGAGTTCTGAAAACATGTGCCAATGCCAATGTGAGTGATGGTTATGTAGAATTGAAACCAACAGTAAGTACAAATTATTTCCAGTATATGTCAGTCCCGGTAGATAATAACGGAGGTTTTATATTCAATACGTATTCATGCACAGCAAATCCACAGTTTAGGTATGAAGGATTTGATAACGTTAATTTTCTGAGTACTAATGAAGTTACTTTCACTGCCACATCTACTACTATGAATTTGGGGAATATCATGGCTTGTAGCTCTGTGAATGAATTTGTGAGTTATAAAATTGATAATCAACCTATTATTAATTTGTCAGGATCGTTCAATGCGCAATGGACAGGTCTTACTTCTACATCACCTAATCTGCCAGCCAAACAATTAAGAATAATCTCAACAAATCCAATTGGGCCAACTTTCTTTATGACTCAAAACAATATGACAGGAATTACTGCAAGTTTTACCAATAACTATATGTTTGAGTTTTCGGGGGGATCCATTACATCAAATAACGGGAATTTGGTTGTTGATATAACTGCTTTTGGAGCTTTGGGAGACTACATTGATTTTACAGTTAACGGAACTTTTACAGATAATTCCGGTAATCATACCTTTACAGCAACAGGACATGTAAAACGGGATATGTAA
- a CDS encoding DUF3817 domain-containing protein — protein sequence MDFIEKFFSKYSQEKIIKWFKQICVAEAVSCLLLYCVAMIWIRYDENLYSIIFISVIGSLHGLFFTLYLLLCLPARKIYNWDDEDFVFALLSAFFPFATVWVDKKLARFDRK from the coding sequence ATGGACTTCATCGAAAAATTTTTCTCAAAATATTCTCAGGAAAAAATCATCAAATGGTTTAAACAGATATGTGTTGCAGAAGCTGTTTCATGTCTTTTACTGTACTGTGTTGCGATGATATGGATCCGATATGATGAAAATTTGTATTCCATTATCTTCATCAGCGTTATTGGCAGTTTACACGGATTATTTTTTACGCTTTACCTTTTACTCTGCCTTCCTGCAAGAAAAATTTATAATTGGGATGATGAAGATTTTGTTTTTGCCTTATTATCTGCATTCTTCCCTTTTGCAACGGTTTGGGTAGACAAAAAACTAGCCCGATTCGACAGAAAATAA
- the nadD gene encoding nicotinate (nicotinamide) nucleotide adenylyltransferase — translation MKKIGLFFGSFNPIHIGHLILANYILENSDMDELWFVVSPQNPFKDKKSLLKDHNRLDMVQLAVKHYPNMRASNVEFSLPMPSYTIDTLTYLHEKYPEYSFSLIMGEDNLKSLHKWKNSDVLIKNHHIIVYPRVFEGEKADSDYLQHENISLIKAPVIELSATEIRNMIKDGKNVRPMLPPEVFEYLDGSSFYK, via the coding sequence ATGAAAAAAATCGGTTTATTTTTCGGATCATTTAATCCTATTCATATCGGACATCTTATTCTGGCGAATTATATTCTGGAAAATTCTGATATGGATGAGCTTTGGTTTGTAGTGAGCCCACAAAATCCGTTTAAAGACAAAAAGTCTTTACTGAAAGATCATAACAGACTCGATATGGTACAGCTTGCGGTAAAGCACTATCCGAATATGAGAGCTTCTAATGTAGAATTTTCTCTTCCGATGCCAAGTTATACGATCGATACCCTTACTTACCTCCATGAGAAGTATCCTGAATATTCTTTCAGCCTGATTATGGGAGAAGATAACCTGAAGAGTCTTCACAAGTGGAAAAATTCTGATGTTCTGATCAAAAATCATCATATCATAGTTTATCCAAGAGTATTTGAAGGCGAAAAAGCAGATTCTGACTATTTACAGCATGAAAATATTTCTCTGATCAAGGCGCCGGTCATAGAACTTTCTGCCACTGAAATCCGTAATATGATTAAAGACGGCAAAAATGTAAGGCCGATGTTACCTCCTGAAGTTTTTGAATATTTGGATGGTAGCAGTTTTTATAAGTAA
- the recJ gene encoding single-stranded-DNA-specific exonuclease RecJ encodes MSQKWIYKPEPDEEVVDRLSSSLGFGTFESKILVLRGIDNYQKAREFFKPNFNDIHNPFLMADMQKAVERIATAIENGEKILVYGDYDVDGTTAVALMYLYLSKIVEKKYLDYYIPDRNSEGYGISTEGIDFAKENGFSLIIALDCGIKALDMISYASNLDIDFIICDHHLPGEEIPDAAAVLDPKRNDCRYPFKELSGCGVGFKLCQGLNTIYKLPEAELFELTDLLAISIAADIVSMTGENRVLAKMGLKILRKTRNLGLRLLIPEDKLSHFEISNIVFEIAPKINAAGRISHGKAAVELMVSDNLKHANQIVSDIMNLNDERRELDMNSTLSALNQIIESQQETKHTTIVYHPEWNKGVIGIVASRLIETYYKPTLVFTDGNNGEMVASARSVSDFDVHEALDMCSEYFLKFGGHHAAAGLSMEKDKFDAFKERFEKIVSEKIKDHQKEPSIAIDTEITIDEINREFINFHRKLAPFGPHNMKPIFTLTDQKLSGYVKTMGKDNNHLKFYIKQESTGRNIECVGFKLGPFVEDFKNKNFDLAFTLEENHWKGNVTHYLNIKDVKFRD; translated from the coding sequence ATGAGTCAAAAATGGATTTATAAGCCTGAACCCGATGAGGAAGTTGTGGACAGACTAAGTTCGTCACTTGGTTTTGGTACTTTTGAATCTAAAATCCTCGTTTTAAGAGGGATTGACAACTATCAAAAGGCCAGAGAATTCTTCAAACCGAACTTTAACGATATACATAATCCGTTTTTAATGGCAGATATGCAAAAAGCTGTAGAGCGTATTGCAACGGCTATTGAAAATGGTGAAAAAATATTGGTATATGGTGACTATGATGTGGATGGAACCACTGCAGTTGCTTTGATGTACCTTTATCTCAGTAAAATTGTTGAGAAAAAATATTTAGACTATTATATTCCGGACAGAAATTCTGAAGGATATGGAATTTCTACTGAAGGAATTGATTTTGCCAAAGAAAATGGTTTTTCATTGATCATCGCTCTGGATTGTGGAATAAAAGCACTTGATATGATCAGCTATGCCAGTAACCTGGATATAGATTTTATTATCTGCGACCATCACCTTCCGGGTGAAGAAATTCCTGATGCTGCGGCTGTACTTGACCCTAAAAGAAATGACTGCCGATATCCCTTCAAAGAACTTTCAGGATGCGGTGTTGGCTTTAAACTTTGCCAGGGATTAAATACAATCTATAAATTACCAGAAGCAGAATTATTTGAACTGACTGATCTTCTGGCTATTTCTATTGCAGCTGATATTGTTTCCATGACAGGAGAAAACAGAGTACTGGCTAAAATGGGACTAAAAATTCTTAGAAAGACCAGAAATCTGGGACTAAGACTGTTGATTCCTGAGGATAAACTTTCTCATTTTGAAATTTCCAATATTGTTTTTGAAATAGCTCCTAAAATAAATGCAGCCGGAAGGATCTCTCATGGCAAAGCGGCCGTAGAACTTATGGTTTCCGACAATCTGAAACATGCCAATCAGATTGTGAGTGATATCATGAACCTTAACGATGAACGAAGAGAACTGGATATGAATTCCACTCTTTCGGCATTAAACCAAATTATAGAGTCTCAGCAAGAAACAAAACATACAACAATCGTTTATCATCCTGAATGGAATAAAGGAGTGATTGGTATTGTAGCTTCCAGGCTTATTGAAACTTATTATAAACCCACACTGGTATTTACTGATGGTAACAATGGGGAAATGGTAGCTTCTGCGAGATCTGTTTCTGATTTTGATGTGCATGAAGCTCTTGATATGTGTTCGGAATATTTCCTTAAGTTTGGAGGCCATCACGCAGCTGCCGGACTTTCTATGGAAAAAGACAAATTTGATGCTTTCAAGGAAAGGTTTGAAAAAATTGTTTCTGAAAAAATCAAAGACCATCAAAAAGAACCTTCCATTGCCATTGATACTGAAATTACAATTGATGAAATCAACAGAGAGTTTATCAATTTTCACAGAAAACTGGCTCCATTTGGACCTCACAATATGAAACCTATTTTTACATTGACGGATCAGAAACTGTCTGGTTATGTAAAAACAATGGGAAAAGATAATAACCACCTGAAGTTTTATATCAAGCAGGAATCCACAGGACGAAACATTGAATGTGTAGGCTTCAAACTAGGACCATTTGTTGAAGATTTTAAAAATAAAAATTTCGACCTTGCTTTTACCCTTGAAGAAAACCACTGGAAAGGCAACGTCACTCATTATCTAAATATTAAGGATGTGAAGTTTAGGGATTGA
- a CDS encoding M48 family metalloprotease has protein sequence MKKITLCLILLGAMHSINAQKINLGKAAGMVSNGAKALTFTNEDAVKLSKESVDWMDKNNAVAGPKDPYTVRLNKLFGKHKSQDGLNLNYKVYKVKDINAFACADGSVRVFSSLMDIMTDNELLAVIGHEIGHVKNQDTKDAMKSAYLKAAALDAASSASSAVATLNESQVGKMANAFLDASHSKKQESEADTYSYDFMKANKYDVVGAYTAFKKLALLSEGSTQSNFEKMFNSHPDSNKRAESIKKRAEKDGMWKDPGTVTLPTAKLTK, from the coding sequence ATGAAAAAAATTACTCTATGCCTTATCTTATTAGGGGCTATGCATTCTATCAATGCACAAAAAATCAACCTCGGGAAAGCTGCCGGAATGGTTTCAAATGGTGCAAAAGCATTGACATTTACGAACGAAGATGCGGTTAAATTATCCAAAGAATCAGTAGACTGGATGGATAAAAATAATGCCGTAGCAGGACCTAAAGATCCGTATACCGTGAGATTGAACAAATTGTTTGGAAAACACAAATCTCAGGACGGTCTGAATTTGAATTATAAAGTTTATAAAGTAAAAGATATCAATGCATTTGCCTGTGCAGACGGAAGCGTACGTGTGTTCTCTTCTCTGATGGATATCATGACAGACAATGAATTGCTTGCCGTTATCGGGCATGAAATAGGGCACGTGAAAAATCAGGATACAAAAGATGCAATGAAATCTGCTTATCTGAAAGCAGCGGCATTAGATGCAGCATCATCAGCTTCTTCTGCAGTAGCTACTCTTAATGAGAGCCAGGTAGGAAAGATGGCTAATGCATTTTTGGATGCTTCGCACAGTAAGAAACAGGAATCAGAAGCAGATACCTACTCATACGACTTTATGAAAGCTAATAAATATGATGTTGTGGGAGCTTATACGGCTTTCAAAAAATTAGCGCTGCTTTCAGAAGGAAGTACACAAAGTAATTTTGAGAAAATGTTCAATTCTCATCCTGACAGTAATAAAAGGGCAGAGTCTATTAAAAAGAGAGCAGAAAAAGACGGGATGTGGAAAGACCCGGGAACGGTAACTTTGCCTACTGCAAAACTTACGAAATAA
- a CDS encoding ABC-F family ATP-binding cassette domain-containing protein, with protein MLTVSNLSLQFGKRVLFDEVNIMFTKGNCYGIIGANGAGKSTFLKILTGKQDPTTGHVSLEPGKRMSVLEQDHFAYDQYTVLEAVLRGNKKLFEIKEEMDALYAKEDFSDEDGIKAGELGVIYDEMGGWTAESDAQTMLSNVGVKDDMHWQVMSELENKDKVKVLLAQALFGNPDVLILDEPTNDLDIDTISWLEDFLADYENTVIVVSHDRHFLDTVCTHIGDLDYAKLNLYTGNYSFWYQASQLATRQRAQANKKAEEKKKELQDFIARFSSNVAKAKQATARKKMIDKLNIDDIKPSSRRYPAIIFEMEREVGDQILDVKGLEKTKDGELLFSNIDLNLKKGDKVAILSKNSLAITEFFEILAGNIEADKGTVAWGVTTNQSQMPLDNTKFFQEDISLVDWLRQFTKNDEERHEEFMRGFLGRMLFSGDEALKSCKVLSGGEKMRCMFSRMMLQKANVLLLDEPTNHLDLESITTLNNSLSNFKGNLLLASHDHEMLSTVCNRIIELTPNGIIDREMTYDEYLADKKVKELREKMYS; from the coding sequence ATGTTAACAGTATCTAACTTATCTTTACAATTCGGGAAAAGAGTTCTTTTTGACGAGGTAAATATTATGTTTACCAAAGGAAACTGCTACGGGATCATCGGAGCAAACGGTGCGGGAAAGTCTACATTCCTTAAAATATTAACAGGAAAGCAGGATCCTACAACAGGACATGTATCTCTGGAACCAGGGAAAAGAATGTCAGTTTTGGAGCAGGATCACTTTGCTTATGATCAGTATACTGTTCTTGAAGCAGTTTTGAGAGGTAACAAGAAATTATTTGAGATAAAAGAGGAAATGGATGCGTTATACGCAAAAGAAGATTTCTCTGATGAAGACGGAATAAAAGCTGGTGAACTAGGTGTAATCTATGATGAAATGGGAGGTTGGACTGCAGAATCTGATGCACAGACAATGCTTTCAAACGTTGGAGTAAAAGATGATATGCATTGGCAGGTGATGAGCGAACTTGAGAACAAAGACAAAGTGAAGGTTCTTTTGGCTCAGGCTCTTTTCGGAAATCCGGATGTGTTGATTCTGGATGAACCTACCAATGACCTTGACATTGATACTATCTCATGGCTGGAAGATTTCCTTGCAGATTATGAAAATACAGTAATCGTTGTATCTCACGACCGTCACTTCTTAGATACGGTTTGTACGCACATCGGTGACTTGGATTATGCTAAACTTAACCTTTACACAGGTAACTACTCGTTCTGGTATCAGGCTTCTCAATTGGCAACAAGACAGAGAGCTCAAGCCAATAAGAAAGCTGAGGAAAAGAAAAAAGAACTTCAGGACTTCATTGCCAGATTCAGCTCAAACGTTGCTAAAGCAAAGCAGGCTACAGCAAGAAAGAAAATGATCGACAAATTAAACATTGACGATATTAAACCATCTTCAAGAAGATATCCAGCTATTATTTTCGAAATGGAAAGAGAAGTGGGAGATCAGATTTTAGATGTAAAAGGTCTTGAAAAAACAAAAGACGGAGAATTATTATTCTCAAACATTGATTTAAACCTTAAAAAAGGGGACAAAGTTGCTATTCTTTCAAAAAACTCTTTAGCTATCACAGAATTTTTCGAAATTTTAGCAGGAAATATTGAGGCAGACAAAGGAACTGTTGCTTGGGGAGTTACAACAAACCAATCTCAAATGCCTTTAGACAACACTAAATTCTTCCAGGAAGATATCAGCTTGGTTGATTGGTTGAGACAATTCACTAAAAATGATGAAGAGCGTCACGAAGAATTCATGAGAGGATTCCTTGGAAGAATGCTTTTCTCAGGTGATGAAGCTTTAAAATCTTGTAAAGTACTTTCAGGAGGTGAAAAAATGAGATGTATGTTCAGCAGAATGATGCTTCAGAAAGCAAACGTTCTTTTATTAGATGAACCTACCAACCACTTAGACCTTGAAAGTATTACCACTTTGAACAACTCTTTATCTAACTTCAAAGGAAATCTTTTACTGGCATCTCATGACCACGAAATGCTTTCAACAGTCTGTAACAGAATCATTGAACTGACTCCTAACGGAATCATCGACAGAGAAATGACTTATGACGAATACCTTGCTGATAAAAAGGTAAAAGAATTAAGAGAAAAAATGTATTCTTAA
- the smpB gene encoding SsrA-binding protein SmpB: MKIEKTVSILNRRARFEYEILEEYEAGMVLTGTEIKSLRSSKASITESFCQFIDGELYIINMMIDEYKLGTFYNHKTKRERKLLLHKKELQKLEKKLKDAGNTIIPLKLYITDRGKAKVLIALSRGKKLFDKREAIKDRENKRNLDRILKKS, from the coding sequence ATGAAGATTGAGAAAACAGTTAGTATATTAAATAGAAGAGCCCGTTTTGAATATGAAATTCTTGAAGAATATGAAGCAGGAATGGTTTTGACGGGTACCGAAATAAAATCTTTACGTTCATCCAAAGCATCTATCACAGAATCCTTCTGTCAGTTTATTGATGGGGAATTGTACATCATTAACATGATGATTGATGAGTATAAATTGGGAACTTTTTACAATCATAAAACAAAAAGGGAACGGAAATTGCTCTTGCACAAAAAAGAATTACAAAAACTTGAAAAAAAGTTAAAGGATGCTGGGAACACCATAATACCTTTAAAATTATATATCACTGACCGAGGTAAAGCAAAGGTTCTGATAGCGCTGAGTAGAGGGAAAAAACTTTTCGATAAAAGGGAGGCGATAAAAGATAGAGAAAACAAACGGAACCTGGACAGAATATTAAAGAAAAGTTAA